A genome region from Alkalimarinus coralli includes the following:
- a CDS encoding ATP-binding protein produces the protein MNRLFIRVFGGLLLALMVVGLFCAFLYSSINVVRYEHHQVKVSSPAFDWLASQDSLLLNTLLSGFSGSKSGHLSVDQIATYPLSAVQLERLGYTQTLVVKQAHGYRVFRKLDRENGEGDIIAGYFPDLYSGVNHLSGYLIAKDIERQALAGVSVDILQDGLSGLAKTFDIGVEKVAGSDVEMLSDDFQVESVKGYYFYPADQNSQAVGYYEFADGSVYRLYFPEAFDILSWPLLLTLVLLAVAGIGVAVYLLVFSIDKRLRSLETVATRIARGELDARIGVGRRDAIGRLGDAFNSMAEHIQRLVAVQREMIHAVSHELRTPVARIRFGVQMIEDCTSEAALNKQLTGIDSDIQELDELIDEILTYARLEQGGPILTFQDVDIKGIVEQVVSEQGGVKPDMTIKAVFDEGCEEWKQSDVEYRYIHRAIQNLVGNATRYAASTVKVHCSFDQDACRVDVEDDGAGIPESDWEKVFTPFARLDDSRTRSSGGYGLGLSIVRRILFWHGGQAFLGRSEMGGAKFSLVWPRRQATD, from the coding sequence GTGAACAGGCTTTTTATACGAGTATTCGGAGGCTTACTGCTTGCGCTAATGGTGGTAGGCCTTTTTTGTGCGTTTCTCTATAGCTCCATTAATGTGGTCAGGTATGAGCACCATCAGGTCAAGGTGTCGTCTCCTGCGTTCGATTGGCTGGCAAGCCAAGACTCCCTATTGTTGAACACCTTACTGTCAGGCTTTTCCGGGTCTAAATCGGGGCATCTGTCAGTTGACCAGATAGCTACATACCCACTGTCCGCTGTGCAACTTGAGCGTTTGGGCTACACGCAAACACTCGTCGTTAAGCAAGCCCACGGGTATAGAGTGTTTAGAAAGCTAGATAGGGAAAATGGGGAGGGCGATATTATCGCGGGTTACTTCCCGGATCTTTACAGTGGTGTCAACCACCTTTCAGGGTATCTAATCGCCAAGGATATTGAACGGCAGGCTCTGGCTGGTGTGTCTGTTGATATACTTCAAGATGGCCTGTCTGGGCTGGCGAAAACATTTGATATCGGGGTTGAAAAGGTAGCAGGTAGCGATGTTGAGATGTTATCTGATGACTTTCAGGTTGAGTCAGTCAAGGGCTATTACTTCTATCCTGCTGACCAGAACTCTCAAGCAGTAGGCTATTATGAGTTTGCCGACGGCAGTGTTTACCGGCTTTATTTTCCAGAGGCATTCGATATTCTCTCCTGGCCACTTTTGTTGACATTAGTGCTCCTGGCTGTTGCAGGGATTGGTGTGGCTGTGTACTTATTGGTTTTTTCAATTGATAAACGTTTAAGAAGTCTGGAAACCGTTGCTACCCGCATAGCGCGGGGTGAGCTGGATGCCCGAATAGGGGTGGGCCGAAGGGACGCAATAGGCCGGTTGGGTGATGCGTTTAATAGTATGGCAGAGCATATTCAACGCCTTGTTGCTGTTCAGCGGGAAATGATACATGCCGTATCGCACGAATTGAGAACGCCGGTGGCGCGAATTCGGTTTGGTGTTCAGATGATTGAGGACTGCACGAGTGAGGCTGCTTTAAATAAGCAATTAACCGGTATTGACTCTGATATACAAGAGTTGGATGAGTTAATTGATGAAATTTTGACCTACGCGAGGCTTGAGCAGGGCGGTCCTATCCTGACGTTTCAGGATGTAGACATAAAAGGAATTGTTGAGCAGGTGGTATCTGAGCAGGGTGGCGTTAAGCCGGATATGACGATCAAGGCTGTATTTGACGAAGGTTGCGAAGAGTGGAAGCAATCAGATGTAGAGTACCGCTACATCCATCGGGCGATACAGAACCTGGTGGGGAATGCGACCCGGTATGCCGCTTCTACCGTGAAAGTGCATTGCTCATTTGATCAGGATGCTTGTCGGGTGGATGTTGAGGATGATGGAGCAGGAATACCTGAAAGTGACTGGGAAAAAGTATTTACACCATTTGCTCGTTTAGATGATAGCCGCACCCGCTCTTCGGGTGGCTACGGGCTTGGGTTATCTATTGTCAGGCGCATTTTGTTTTGGCACGGAGGTCAGGCATTTCTCGGAAGAAGTGAGATGGGAGGGGCCAAATTTAGCCTGGTATGGCCTCGTCGCCAGGCGACGGATTAA
- a CDS encoding GGDEF domain-containing protein, with protein sequence MTILKFLWKLIPFLIVVCTYSLLQFEHSQRWAELIHTSLPYLMSALLLLVSLIFNRSRLALGAINACLAYAFIQNGMQQPYTESATQLLFIGNAILFSWHLCLTAFYREKGSISSWGVSRLVFVIGSYVVLWLAVRDGYADTLYPVIQSYITSPENNRAWLSLTLLISQLASGILLLAITLWKRTSTETALLAAWLTGNAIFYDFSISGISTTLFTALLLAMFISLIQSAYDLAFVDALTLLPGRRALDEKMGTLTRQYSIAMIDVDHFKKFNDTYGHSTGDQVLRLVASKVRKVGAGGLAYRYGGEEFAILFPKKKAETVEPYLNKLRESISGYQMTLRNNNRAQSKKLGEKLRGAIAARQKNVNITVSIGVAEKLESHHSAEDVIKDADEALYKAKNTGRNKVIAANS encoded by the coding sequence GTGACTATTTTAAAATTTCTGTGGAAACTTATTCCTTTTTTGATTGTTGTCTGCACCTACTCTCTATTGCAGTTTGAGCATAGCCAGAGATGGGCAGAACTAATACACACCTCACTTCCTTACCTGATGAGCGCGCTATTGTTGCTTGTTTCATTAATCTTCAACAGAAGCAGACTGGCTCTCGGTGCAATTAATGCCTGCCTCGCATACGCCTTTATTCAAAATGGTATGCAACAGCCCTACACGGAAAGCGCAACGCAACTACTGTTCATTGGCAATGCCATTCTTTTTTCATGGCACCTTTGTTTAACCGCTTTTTATAGAGAAAAAGGGAGTATTTCAAGCTGGGGAGTCAGTCGCCTCGTATTCGTAATCGGCAGCTATGTTGTGCTTTGGCTGGCAGTAAGGGATGGTTATGCAGACACTTTATACCCAGTTATTCAGAGTTATATTACCAGCCCGGAAAATAACCGGGCCTGGTTAAGCCTTACGTTACTAATATCACAGTTAGCCAGCGGCATCCTTCTCCTGGCCATTACGTTATGGAAAAGAACATCCACCGAAACAGCCCTTTTAGCAGCCTGGCTAACCGGCAACGCCATTTTTTATGACTTTTCCATTTCAGGTATATCAACAACGCTTTTCACCGCCCTTCTCCTGGCGATGTTTATTTCATTAATACAGAGTGCTTACGACCTCGCTTTTGTTGATGCTTTAACGCTCTTGCCAGGGCGCAGAGCCCTGGACGAAAAAATGGGGACACTTACCAGGCAGTACTCCATCGCAATGATAGATGTAGATCATTTCAAGAAGTTTAACGACACATATGGTCACTCTACAGGTGATCAAGTGCTAAGACTGGTTGCCAGTAAAGTACGGAAAGTGGGAGCTGGAGGGCTCGCTTATCGCTATGGAGGCGAAGAGTTTGCGATACTGTTTCCCAAGAAAAAAGCAGAGACTGTGGAGCCTTACCTAAACAAGCTCAGAGAAAGCATATCCGGCTACCAGATGACACTTAGAAACAACAACAGAGCACAAAGCAAAAAGCTGGGAGAGAAGTTGCGCGGCGCGATCGCAGCACGACAAAAGAACGTTAATATTACCGTCAGCATTGGTGTGGCAGAAAAGCTAGAGAGTCATCATTCTGCAGAAGATGTCATAAAAGATGCCGACGAAGCACTCTATAAAGCCAAAAATACAGGCCGAAACAAAGTCATTGCGGCAAACAGTTAA
- a CDS encoding cytochrome b: MKIKNSHNEWGSISIAIHWVVAITVFGLFGLGLYMVELDYYDSMYKTAPFVHKSVGVLLFLLMIFRVCWRLVSAPPQPLSSHKAWEKKLAHWVHIALYGLLLVLMLSGYLISTADGRAVSVFGWFDVPSLISGIDNQEDIAGEVHEILAYVLLSIVALHAAGALKHHFIDNDQTLLRMIGVGKGKATNNK; encoded by the coding sequence ATGAAGATAAAGAATAGCCACAATGAGTGGGGTAGTATTTCAATTGCCATACACTGGGTTGTAGCAATAACAGTGTTTGGTTTGTTTGGCCTGGGGCTTTATATGGTTGAGCTTGATTATTACGACTCAATGTATAAGACCGCACCGTTCGTGCATAAGAGCGTCGGGGTTTTACTGTTTCTACTGATGATTTTTAGAGTATGCTGGCGGTTGGTCAGTGCCCCACCGCAGCCGTTGAGTTCTCACAAAGCCTGGGAAAAAAAGCTCGCACATTGGGTGCATATTGCTCTATACGGTCTATTGTTAGTGTTGATGCTAAGTGGCTATCTTATATCGACCGCAGATGGGCGAGCTGTTTCCGTTTTCGGGTGGTTTGATGTGCCGTCACTGATAAGTGGTATTGATAATCAGGAAGATATTGCCGGAGAGGTTCATGAGATCCTCGCATATGTTCTGTTATCTATTGTCGCACTCCATGCCGCAGGGGCTTTAAAGCACCATTTTATCGACAACGATCAAACGTTGTTGAGAATGATCGGGGTTGGTAAAGGAAAGGCGACAAATAATAAGTGA
- a CDS encoding FKBP-type peptidyl-prolyl cis-trans isomerase, which produces MSDLPKVYSINYNLRNAEGVVVDTSSGGEPLTFLEGAGQVVKGIEKALEGRSPGDVLDVTVPPELAYGEHNPDHIQVVPKSLFDGVDDIVAGMKFQTNTGEQTQVIKVVSVSGDSVTVDANHPLAGFTLYFDIEVLAVRDATEEEVKLGYPVLKV; this is translated from the coding sequence ATGTCAGATTTACCTAAAGTTTACTCAATAAATTACAACTTAAGAAATGCAGAAGGCGTGGTGGTTGACACCTCTAGCGGCGGTGAACCATTGACCTTTCTGGAAGGGGCGGGGCAGGTTGTAAAGGGGATAGAAAAGGCGCTTGAAGGGCGTAGCCCTGGTGATGTTCTTGACGTAACGGTACCTCCAGAGCTGGCATATGGCGAACACAACCCAGACCATATTCAGGTGGTGCCAAAGTCATTATTTGATGGTGTTGACGATATTGTTGCCGGTATGAAGTTTCAAACAAATACAGGCGAGCAAACGCAGGTGATTAAAGTTGTCAGTGTGAGTGGAGACTCGGTGACGGTGGATGCTAACCACCCCTTGGCTGGTTTCACGTTGTATTTTGATATAGAGGTTTTGGCCGTTCGTGATGCCACTGAGGAAGAGGTAAAGCTGGGTTACCCTGTGTTAAAAGTTTAG
- a CDS encoding alpha/beta fold hydrolase, which produces MKRGNIVANVAEKALWSVINTAERKLFGENFIISNSTPYDVIYRDRIMSVRHYLPLEESQISVGDDPLEVNQNTYRVPLVLVPPLAATSMIFDLMPYRSVVRYFLAKGFDVYLIDWGDVTEDHSDLSLETYVLEWMPAAMQQIRKVSGQEDVSIFSYCMGGLLSLMYAAVSGDKHIKNMITVASPVDMHSSGVAGQVLSTIYRPAQIISQLMNISLLDLPARYLHVPGWVNSLAFKLTSPVGNVVNYFEMLMNMWDREYLKEHLTMSQWFNEMVDYPGETIKGMAVHMMINNRMAKGKMKIGTEQAEFKKIECSILAFAGDSDKLVSTSAARKALDIVSSEDKEFCVVPGGHAGVFAGAKAPGNTWAISADWLESRSN; this is translated from the coding sequence ATGAAGCGTGGAAATATTGTTGCCAATGTTGCTGAAAAAGCGCTGTGGAGTGTTATTAATACCGCTGAAAGAAAGCTGTTTGGTGAGAATTTTATCATATCAAACTCAACCCCCTACGATGTAATATACCGTGACAGAATCATGTCAGTCAGGCACTACCTCCCTCTCGAAGAATCTCAAATCAGTGTCGGCGATGACCCCCTCGAGGTTAATCAGAATACTTATCGTGTGCCGCTCGTTCTGGTTCCGCCGCTGGCTGCAACGTCTATGATTTTTGATTTAATGCCCTATCGAAGTGTTGTGAGATACTTTCTGGCCAAGGGCTTTGATGTGTATCTCATTGATTGGGGAGATGTAACAGAAGATCATAGTGACTTATCACTTGAGACCTATGTGCTTGAGTGGATGCCTGCCGCCATGCAGCAGATCCGAAAGGTGAGTGGGCAGGAAGATGTATCTATCTTTTCTTATTGCATGGGGGGGCTTTTGTCTCTGATGTATGCAGCAGTATCCGGGGATAAGCATATAAAAAATATGATAACGGTTGCGAGTCCTGTTGATATGCACTCAAGTGGCGTCGCGGGGCAAGTGCTCTCGACGATCTATAGACCCGCTCAGATTATCTCCCAGCTAATGAATATCTCTCTGCTTGATTTGCCTGCTCGCTATCTGCACGTGCCTGGTTGGGTAAATTCGCTAGCGTTTAAGTTGACCAGCCCGGTCGGGAATGTGGTTAATTATTTTGAGATGCTTATGAATATGTGGGATAGGGAGTATCTGAAAGAGCACTTAACAATGAGCCAATGGTTCAATGAAATGGTGGACTACCCAGGCGAAACGATAAAGGGAATGGCTGTTCATATGATGATTAATAACCGCATGGCAAAAGGGAAGATGAAGATCGGAACAGAGCAGGCGGAGTTTAAAAAAATCGAGTGTTCTATTTTGGCATTCGCAGGCGATAGTGACAAATTAGTCAGTACGAGTGCGGCCCGAAAAGCCCTCGATATTGTATCGTCTGAAGACAAAGAGTTCTGCGTTGTTCCCGGAGGGCATGCAGGCGTGTTTGCCGGAGCAAAAGCGCCGGGCAATACGTGGGCTATTAGTGCTGATTGGTTGGAATCGCGCTCAAATTAG
- a CDS encoding YceI family protein, producing the protein MNVKKWFAGAVSAALLTAGSVNVNAADYVIDTEGAHAFVQFKISHLGYSWLYGRFNTFEGEFSFDEAKPSASKISVSIDTSSVDSNHAERDKHLRSKDFLEVGKYPKATFVSTRVEDKGDGKALVHGDFTLRGITKPIVIEATHVGGGDDPWGGYRNGFSGKTSFKLKDFGVPKNLGPASEEIEIFLSIEGIRK; encoded by the coding sequence ATGAACGTTAAAAAGTGGTTTGCTGGTGCCGTATCAGCGGCATTGCTCACAGCAGGGTCTGTCAATGTAAATGCGGCGGATTATGTTATTGATACTGAGGGCGCGCATGCCTTTGTTCAGTTCAAGATTAGTCACTTAGGTTATAGCTGGCTGTATGGTCGATTTAATACATTTGAAGGTGAGTTTAGTTTTGATGAAGCAAAGCCCTCTGCCTCAAAAATTTCAGTTTCAATTGATACGTCCAGTGTTGACTCGAATCATGCTGAGCGAGACAAGCATTTAAGAAGCAAGGATTTTCTTGAAGTAGGCAAGTACCCAAAGGCCACTTTTGTCAGTACCCGAGTTGAAGATAAAGGGGATGGTAAGGCACTGGTTCATGGGGACTTTACCCTTCGAGGCATTACTAAGCCGATCGTTATTGAGGCCACTCATGTTGGCGGAGGCGATGATCCATGGGGTGGGTATAGAAACGGCTTCTCGGGAAAAACGTCTTTCAAACTCAAAGACTTTGGCGTGCCTAAGAACTTGGGACCCGCATCGGAAGAAATAGAAATATTCCTTTCAATCGAAGGTATTCGCAAATAG
- a CDS encoding acetyl-CoA hydrolase/transferase C-terminal domain-containing protein — MTMAPVIHNDVEKCVDAIIEKVGKDIKFGMPLGLGKPVHLVNALYKRAKVDPSIKLVIATALSLEKPSASAGLESKFMGPFVERLYGDIPDLEYMIDLRKKALPSNVEVTEFFFKAGSFLKDDKQQENYICTNYTHAVRELTALGVNAVSQIVAKKEINGEPRYSLSSNPDTSLDLVPILREQEKKGRKVAVIAEVNNNLPFMVNHAEVGEDEFDLILENPSYEYPLFGAPNMAIMPADHMIGFNASTLLRDNGTLQVGIGSLGSALVYSAILRHKNNDVYNELMDELKLEERFPVISEIGGRDTFTKGLYGCSEMMVDGFMHLYKAGILKREVFDNVDLQTLLNKEKITHDVSMATLDALIEQDVLSTTLRAKDVEFLKQYGIFKETVEFKGGSLLVEGQTIEPKLKEGENRKLIESYCLGEKLKGGIVMHGGFFIGPNSFYQDLRDLTPEENDKFCMTSVRFINHLFDHEFGNQQLKVAQRQDARFINSTMMYTLGGAAVSDGLENGKVVSGVGGQYNFVAMAHEIDDARSILKLKSYRQTPDGPKSNIMMSYGHCTIPRHLRDIVITEYGVADLLSKNDQEVYIELIKIADSRFQDELLNQAKAAGKVAKDYQLPDIYRHNTPENLLKTFNKYKAKGFFDPFPFGCDFTAEELKIGKALKGLKAKTATRSGLLKCMWEALKVKYVPEEFSPLIDRMDMNSPGNLKEKLEQKLLVSELLAQQA, encoded by the coding sequence ATGACCATGGCACCAGTAATCCACAATGATGTGGAAAAATGCGTTGACGCGATTATTGAAAAAGTAGGCAAGGATATTAAGTTTGGTATGCCGCTAGGGCTTGGTAAGCCCGTACATCTTGTTAATGCGCTGTATAAACGAGCTAAGGTAGATCCTAGCATTAAGCTGGTGATCGCTACTGCACTGTCACTGGAAAAGCCAAGTGCAAGCGCAGGCCTGGAGTCGAAGTTCATGGGGCCTTTTGTTGAGCGGCTGTATGGGGATATTCCTGATCTTGAGTATATGATAGATCTGCGGAAGAAGGCGTTGCCTTCGAACGTAGAAGTTACAGAGTTTTTCTTTAAAGCAGGAAGTTTCTTAAAGGACGATAAGCAGCAGGAAAACTATATATGCACTAATTACACTCATGCGGTTAGAGAGTTAACTGCACTTGGCGTAAATGCGGTGTCTCAAATTGTGGCCAAGAAGGAAATAAATGGGGAGCCAAGGTATAGCTTGAGCAGCAACCCTGACACGTCGCTTGATCTTGTGCCTATTCTTAGAGAACAAGAGAAAAAGGGACGAAAAGTAGCCGTAATCGCAGAAGTTAACAATAACCTCCCTTTCATGGTAAACCATGCAGAGGTAGGTGAGGATGAGTTCGACCTCATTCTAGAGAACCCTTCTTATGAATACCCTCTGTTCGGCGCACCTAATATGGCTATTATGCCTGCCGACCATATGATTGGTTTTAATGCCAGTACGTTACTGAGAGATAACGGAACATTACAGGTTGGTATTGGTTCGCTCGGTAGTGCTTTGGTTTATAGCGCGATACTCAGACACAAGAACAATGATGTCTACAATGAACTGATGGATGAGTTGAAGCTGGAAGAGCGTTTTCCAGTGATATCTGAAATTGGAGGGAGAGATACCTTTACTAAAGGCTTATACGGGTGCAGTGAAATGATGGTTGATGGTTTTATGCACCTATATAAAGCCGGAATACTGAAACGAGAGGTCTTCGATAATGTTGACCTTCAGACCCTTCTTAATAAAGAAAAAATAACGCATGACGTTTCGATGGCCACTCTGGATGCGCTAATTGAGCAGGATGTTTTATCTACAACCCTTAGAGCAAAAGACGTTGAGTTCCTGAAACAGTATGGAATATTTAAAGAAACTGTTGAGTTTAAAGGGGGGAGTTTGTTAGTCGAGGGGCAGACAATAGAGCCCAAGCTCAAAGAGGGAGAGAACCGAAAGTTAATTGAAAGCTACTGCCTGGGGGAAAAACTAAAGGGCGGTATTGTTATGCATGGCGGCTTCTTCATTGGGCCAAACAGTTTTTACCAAGACTTGCGCGATCTGACTCCGGAAGAGAACGACAAATTCTGTATGACGAGCGTCAGGTTTATCAATCACTTGTTTGATCATGAGTTTGGTAATCAGCAGTTGAAGGTCGCCCAGCGTCAGGATGCCCGCTTTATCAATTCGACCATGATGTATACCTTGGGTGGGGCTGCGGTATCTGATGGCCTGGAAAATGGCAAAGTGGTTAGTGGGGTTGGTGGGCAGTATAACTTTGTTGCGATGGCGCATGAAATTGATGATGCCCGCTCTATTCTGAAGCTCAAGAGTTATCGCCAGACTCCGGATGGCCCCAAGTCAAATATCATGATGAGCTATGGTCACTGCACCATTCCGCGTCATCTCCGCGACATTGTTATTACAGAGTACGGAGTGGCTGACTTGCTGAGCAAGAATGATCAGGAAGTGTATATTGAACTGATCAAGATTGCAGATTCGCGTTTCCAAGATGAGTTATTAAACCAGGCAAAAGCGGCAGGAAAGGTTGCGAAGGATTATCAGCTACCGGATATTTATCGACACAACACCCCTGAAAACCTGCTAAAAACGTTTAATAAGTACAAAGCTAAAGGCTTTTTCGACCCCTTCCCATTCGGTTGTGACTTTACCGCCGAAGAGCTCAAGATTGGTAAGGCTTTGAAAGGATTAAAAGCCAAAACAGCGACTCGTAGCGGGTTGCTGAAATGCATGTGGGAAGCTTTGAAGGTTAAATATGTGCCGGAAGAGTTTTCGCCCTTGATTGACCGGATGGATATGAACTCCCCCGGCAATCTAAAAGAGAAGCTTGAGCAGAAACTATTGGTATCAGAGTTGCTAGCTCAACAAGCATAA
- a CDS encoding EAL domain-containing protein, whose amino-acid sequence MNRGSKSVSLDIHSIDQTTRAIAPGEWSASFMNMRLRTAFQPIFSLSHKRIVGYEALVRPFTTEGQSLSPGLLFQQPRNEQENVQLDRACRFLHMKNFQGLPDDINWLFINVSPETIAIGHRYDSFFGKLLEHFNFPSHRVVIEIVEQPTCDGDSLAQAVEYYKQLGCLTALDDFGAGHSNFERVWALKPDIVKLDRSMILRASEESRIRQMLNGIVSLLHQAGCLVLMEGVETEEQAMIAIDCGVDFVQGFYFALPQIGKTPTPVPASDLGKLLNDYKQEVKDKADPTIAVRDHYFPFFNNAVDKIREGYPLSIAAKSLTEHHTVTRCYMMDKDGIQIGETAASNNSASAQNPKFKPLENTQSADWFRQHYLRRALSNPNELQITRPYLSATGAYMCVTLSLLFKSGDKDIIICCDILAD is encoded by the coding sequence ATGAACAGAGGCTCGAAAAGTGTTTCGCTGGATATTCATAGCATTGACCAAACAACCCGCGCTATAGCGCCCGGCGAGTGGTCAGCAAGCTTTATGAATATGAGGCTGCGAACCGCATTTCAACCGATATTCAGTCTATCCCACAAACGTATTGTCGGGTATGAAGCGCTTGTTCGCCCGTTTACCACTGAAGGCCAATCACTTAGCCCTGGGCTGCTATTTCAACAACCACGCAACGAACAAGAAAATGTTCAGCTTGATCGAGCCTGTCGTTTTTTGCATATGAAAAACTTCCAAGGGCTACCGGACGATATCAACTGGCTATTTATCAATGTATCACCGGAAACCATCGCTATTGGCCACCGCTACGACTCTTTTTTTGGCAAGCTATTAGAGCATTTTAACTTCCCATCGCACCGTGTTGTCATAGAGATAGTTGAGCAGCCTACCTGCGATGGCGATAGCCTTGCTCAAGCGGTTGAATACTATAAACAACTTGGATGTTTAACAGCCCTGGATGACTTTGGCGCTGGCCACTCTAACTTTGAACGAGTCTGGGCCCTTAAACCCGACATCGTTAAGCTTGACCGATCAATGATTCTCAGAGCATCGGAAGAAAGCAGAATACGTCAAATGCTTAACGGTATTGTATCGCTATTGCACCAGGCAGGCTGCTTAGTTCTAATGGAGGGCGTCGAAACGGAAGAGCAAGCAATGATCGCTATTGATTGCGGTGTAGACTTTGTACAAGGTTTTTATTTTGCCCTGCCACAAATAGGGAAAACCCCCACCCCTGTTCCTGCTTCTGATTTAGGTAAATTGCTCAACGATTATAAGCAAGAAGTGAAAGACAAAGCGGATCCTACTATCGCTGTTCGTGATCATTACTTTCCATTCTTTAACAACGCAGTGGATAAGATAAGAGAAGGATACCCGCTCAGTATTGCCGCAAAATCACTGACCGAGCATCACACCGTAACCCGGTGCTACATGATGGATAAAGACGGTATTCAGATCGGAGAAACAGCCGCCTCAAACAACAGCGCTTCAGCCCAAAACCCAAAATTCAAACCCCTGGAAAACACCCAAAGTGCAGATTGGTTTCGCCAACATTATTTACGCAGAGCATTAAGCAATCCAAATGAGTTGCAGATTACACGCCCCTACCTGTCTGCAACCGGCGCCTACATGTGTGTAACCCTTTCATTACTGTTCAAGTCTGGCGACAAGGACATTATCATCTGCTGCGATATACTGGCAGACTAA
- a CDS encoding response regulator yields MDVIEQNESWRILIVEDDERLADLTKEYLESNGLVVSVEANGAHAVDRIKNEKPDLVVLDLMLPGEDGLSICRKVRPYYNGPILMLTARTDDLDQVLGLEMGADDYMSKPVRPRVLLARIRALLRRVTDQGAADAPSTDSGSSNDEEPVRLVFNNLVVDRSMREAWLNDESIELTSAEFDLLWLLSSSAGTVLSREEIFTALRGIEYDGQDRSIDVRVSRIRPKIGDDPVHPKRIKTVRSKGYLFVKEA; encoded by the coding sequence ATGGATGTCATAGAGCAGAATGAATCATGGCGTATCCTCATTGTAGAAGATGATGAGCGTCTAGCAGATCTTACGAAAGAATATCTTGAAAGCAATGGGCTGGTTGTGTCAGTTGAAGCTAATGGGGCCCATGCAGTGGATCGCATCAAAAATGAAAAGCCTGATTTAGTCGTGCTTGATTTGATGTTACCTGGCGAAGATGGTCTTTCTATTTGTCGCAAGGTTCGACCTTATTATAACGGCCCAATCCTTATGTTGACCGCGCGGACTGACGACTTGGATCAGGTTCTTGGTTTGGAAATGGGCGCTGATGACTACATGTCAAAGCCTGTCAGGCCACGAGTGCTGCTGGCACGCATTCGAGCGTTGCTAAGACGTGTTACTGATCAGGGGGCCGCTGATGCGCCAAGCACTGACTCAGGTTCGTCCAATGATGAAGAGCCGGTAAGACTGGTGTTCAATAATCTTGTCGTCGATAGATCAATGCGTGAAGCCTGGTTGAATGATGAAAGTATTGAATTGACGAGTGCTGAATTTGATCTGCTTTGGCTGCTGTCCAGTAGCGCTGGTACTGTTCTTAGCCGAGAAGAGATATTTACAGCGCTCAGAGGTATTGAATATGATGGGCAGGATCGCTCAATCGATGTTCGAGTATCAAGGATTCGGCCTAAAATAGGGGATGACCCTGTTCATCCCAAGCGGATTAAAACCGTTCGCAGTAAAGGGTATCTCTTCGTAAAAGAGGCATAA